In Spirochaetota bacterium, the genomic stretch GGAGCGCATCGTCGCCCTTCTTGTAGATTCTGAACGCCTCGACATCGACGAGATTGGCGTACGAGTCGGGAATATTGAGGCATTCCGACGCCCGGTAGAAATTGAAAACCATTTCGGAGAAAACGGCGAAATGGTCGAGCAGTTCGCGGTCGGCCGTGAGCACGAAGAGTTTTCGTATGGCGTGGTAATTCCTGCGCAGAATGCCCGTCACTTCCTTGAAAATGCCGCGGTTTATAGGGTTCTCCCTGCGGATCAGATTGTACAGGTTGTACTGAAAATAGCGATAGAACGCGTCCTTGACCGCCTCGCGGTGTCGCACGAACTGCCTTACAAGCAGGTCGTCTTTAAGCTCTTCGCGGGGGTCCGGGCCGACGGGCCGGGGGCGGGCGGCCCGTGCCGTTTGACGCCGGTCTTCCGGCGGCGCGGCGTCGGGCTCGTCCTGGCGGGCGTTACGGAAACGATGTCCCTTCAGACTTGTGTACGCGTCGTTGAGCGAGGCCATCGCCTGCGTGGCCCATTCCACCCTGTGCGGATTTCTGTCCGGGTGAAACTTGAGAGCCAGACGTTTGTACGATTTCGTGAGGTCTTCGTCGCTCGCCGTTTCAGGAATTTCAAGCAGCCTGTAGCACGCCTGTATGTCCATCTCTCGCCCTGGTGTGGCCCGATAAATTCACACGGACTGTCGGCCCCCGGCCGGCGCGGTAAAACGAAGGCCGCAGGGCGCACGTCGATTTCCGGAGGCTATTAAATTGCGCGCGGACCTACAAGAGATTTTTACGTCAGCGCACTATTTTTTCGATAAGGTCGAACGTGTAG encodes the following:
- a CDS encoding J domain-containing protein, which translates into the protein MDIQACYRLLEIPETASDEDLTKSYKRLALKFHPDRNPHRVEWATQAMASLNDAYTSLKGHRFRNARQDEPDAAPPEDRRQTARAARPRPVGPDPREELKDDLLVRQFVRHREAVKDAFYRYFQYNLYNLIRRENPINRGIFKEVTGILRRNYHAIRKLFVLTADRELLDHFAVFSEMVFNFYRASECLNIPDSYANLVDVEAFRIYKKGDDALHLAHRELFYDRHNRGFLKRDICGAMVLKAVYHFREALERYSQSTWVVETTIKLEYALSLKRYIELFFTEEDA